One Thermoanaerobaculia bacterium genomic region harbors:
- a CDS encoding GPW/gp25 family protein: MSYDFLGKGLRYPFRFQSVSGGTQVSTATSREHEHIRESILQILGTRIGERFMNPEFGSRLKDLVFEQNDEVLKGLLRHYVIDAIKRWEKRVIITEVRFDDRPLNIDGNLLLVHIAYRVIQSQVDGNLVYPFYREDPNNPAPSYPQPEPEPEPPPVRSVRLSPDVRSLFNLLWFDAAEMSPDPDDSFIWPAGEYEVAYIEGAFQDRNGKWIVSDPGDNHGHYLVFEGAPETEAPQAEHALYLAASGLGFDTQSQAEDNAAGTVHRITTLEPGRIGLFYFEGKKESHYLNNTSGQPNPVWQLRGPL; the protein is encoded by the coding sequence ATGAGCTACGACTTTCTCGGCAAGGGGCTGCGTTACCCGTTCCGGTTTCAGTCGGTATCCGGCGGCACCCAGGTATCGACCGCCACCTCGCGGGAGCACGAGCATATCCGCGAAAGCATCCTGCAGATCCTCGGCACCCGGATCGGCGAACGGTTCATGAATCCGGAGTTCGGCTCCAGGCTGAAGGATCTGGTGTTCGAACAGAACGACGAGGTGCTCAAGGGCCTGCTGCGCCATTACGTGATCGACGCCATCAAGCGCTGGGAAAAGCGGGTGATCATCACGGAGGTGCGCTTCGACGACCGGCCGCTGAACATCGACGGCAACCTGCTGCTGGTGCATATCGCCTACCGGGTGATCCAGAGCCAGGTGGACGGCAACCTGGTCTATCCCTTCTACAGAGAAGACCCGAACAATCCCGCGCCCAGCTATCCCCAGCCGGAACCCGAGCCGGAACCGCCGCCGGTGCGCAGCGTGCGCCTGTCGCCGGACGTGCGCTCACTGTTCAATCTGCTCTGGTTCGACGCGGCCGAGATGAGCCCCGATCCGGACGATTCCTTCATCTGGCCAGCCGGGGAATACGAGGTCGCCTACATCGAGGGAGCCTTTCAGGACCGCAACGGCAAGTGGATCGTCAGCGATCCGGGTGACAATCACGGCCATTACCTGGTCTTCGAGGGAGCGCCCGAAACGGAAGCGCCCCAGGCCGAGCACGCCCTCTATCTGGCCGCGAGCGGTCTGGGCTTCGACACCCAGAGCCAGGCGGAAGACAACGCCGCTGGCACCGTTCACCGGATCACCACGTTGGAGCCGGGCCGCATCGGTCTGTTCTATTTCGAGGGCAAGAAGGAATCCCACTACCTCAACAACACCTCCGGGCAGCCCAATCCCGTCTGGCAACTGCGCGGCCCGCTCTGA
- a CDS encoding baseplate J/gp47 family protein has product MGRASIGYINKDYESIRQELLAKIPQLTDRWTDFNHSDLGVVLLDLFCGVGDMLAYYLDAQAAEAFLPTARQRQNVINLCKLIGYRLDSPVASTTTLRFRLSAPLGKDLTIPAGTACRALLNDGEADFETVEDGLIPRGVLSVDIPARQGVRRTETFTSTGLPFQRFRLTGDVIAQGTITVTVGDDAWSEVDHFQDSLADSRHFMADLDALDISTLIFGDGQSGAVPAQGSAITVSYLQTIGDQGNLGPNRITQLLSPVYLDGGQVPLTVTNPVPATGGASREALEHARRQAPAELRSLWKAVTLEDYQALAEGYPGVAKAKVLDTNACQNIRYYNVQLAIAPNGGGMPSALLKRDLAEFLERRKVITVEINLFDPIYRPVSIDAEVYIWPGEPLENVRSRIEAALSDFFSFDRVSFGQTIHFSDLVALIDGVRGVSHMHLYAPQQDIELRHGEIPVLGSVNLDLRRAG; this is encoded by the coding sequence ATGGGCCGCGCAAGCATCGGATACATCAACAAGGATTACGAATCGATCCGCCAGGAGCTGCTGGCGAAGATCCCGCAGCTCACCGACCGCTGGACCGATTTCAACCACTCCGATCTCGGCGTCGTCCTGCTCGATCTGTTCTGCGGCGTGGGCGACATGCTGGCCTACTACCTGGACGCCCAGGCGGCGGAGGCCTTTCTGCCCACGGCCCGCCAGCGCCAGAACGTCATCAACCTCTGCAAGCTCATCGGCTACCGGCTGGACTCGCCGGTGGCCTCCACCACCACGCTGCGTTTCCGGCTCTCCGCCCCGCTCGGCAAGGACCTGACCATTCCGGCGGGGACGGCCTGCCGCGCCTTGCTGAATGACGGCGAGGCGGATTTCGAGACGGTCGAGGACGGCCTGATCCCGCGAGGCGTGCTCTCGGTGGACATCCCGGCCCGTCAAGGCGTGCGCCGCACCGAGACCTTCACGTCGACGGGCCTGCCATTCCAGCGCTTCCGCCTGACCGGCGACGTCATCGCCCAGGGCACCATCACCGTTACGGTGGGGGACGACGCCTGGAGCGAGGTCGATCATTTTCAGGACAGCCTGGCCGACAGCCGTCATTTCATGGCCGACCTGGACGCCCTCGACATCTCCACCCTGATTTTCGGCGACGGGCAAAGCGGCGCTGTACCCGCTCAGGGAAGCGCCATCACCGTCAGCTATCTGCAGACCATCGGAGACCAGGGCAATCTCGGTCCGAACCGGATCACCCAACTGCTGAGCCCGGTCTACCTCGACGGCGGCCAGGTTCCCCTGACCGTCACCAACCCGGTGCCCGCCACCGGCGGCGCTTCGCGGGAAGCCCTCGAACACGCCCGCCGACAGGCACCGGCGGAGCTGCGCAGTCTCTGGAAGGCCGTCACCCTGGAGGATTACCAGGCCCTCGCCGAGGGCTACCCCGGCGTCGCCAAGGCCAAGGTGCTCGACACCAATGCCTGCCAGAACATCCGCTATTACAACGTCCAACTGGCCATCGCCCCCAACGGCGGCGGCATGCCCTCGGCGCTGCTCAAGCGGGACCTCGCGGAGTTTCTCGAACGCCGCAAGGTCATCACGGTCGAGATCAACCTGTTCGACCCGATCTACCGGCCCGTTTCCATCGACGCCGAGGTCTACATCTGGCCCGGTGAACCGCTGGAAAACGTGCGCAGCCGCATCGAAGCCGCGCTCTCCGATTTCTTTTCCTTCGACCGGGTCTCCTTCGGCCAGACCATTCACTTCTCCGACCTGGTGGCCCTGATCGACGGCGTGCGCGGGGTCAGCCACATGCACCTCTACGCGCCGCAGCAGGACATCGAGCTGCGCCACGGCGAAATCCCGGTTCTCGGCAGCGTCAACCTCGATCTGCGGAGGGCCGGTTGA
- a CDS encoding DUF4815 domain-containing protein yields MSISRETFDPTKNYKRIRYHQDRDLLDSELNEQQDIINLERRKIADILFKEGSIIMGLEVSAAANVLTLAPGVVYIDGHLEQVSGATLTYDPATTSGADYVYVELLKYNYGYTQDPALINPATGEPTAEREKWVLSLKATDTSGQTLPNNVAERRVIPIYKFDRESGDVTPTVQEKSNLYLRDLLGTLPGSRITVSSITEDQLSFAAAEGLNSLIQNLAERTFDQAGSYLVRGFDTFIGGVDDDSVEAITNAGRAYIQGFRHQRDLPTSTLVPKSIATKSVRGEQKTFDINKRRYPVNSTPLKETTQVEAIVEITRNVTRGSVGGGEDLLDPNPVVDILEVSQGATIFQEGVDWQQSGNHVDWLGSGNEPAIGTTYTVRWTYTKQMVKGTDYVDSGWFGQANHPAAGNYFYLVTAYNATGETAFNAAAVVARATAAGEMNKLSWLPVSGATGYRVYRAATNGARTDYKRLMELGSEALSYVDDGVEEIGTASPPATNTAGLTMSPVQLELGNLNVINFGRGSLGDQPVNGSNCSLDYDYYLGRRDIVYATTTEIKRLEGAPADFPKLPIVPENALGLCSIDCPPNSTDMEIRNFGLTRITMDQIHDIIQDVEDLKYNDAQYQMNNELQNRDAQTKKGIYSDDFSNTAQSDIYHAEWDARVNEIARFVAPDRIPHSTVLSVDQAGSNASFFGSLALLPGNETVLVEQNDWSEERNINPYAVFDKPPAMLQITPNLGRRGQTGIAVTGINFTPSKSGIVLRCDGQVMASNLISDEAGRVSASFTIPTNARNGNRIVEMADGVYSARASLQINDPLVITRIERIIENRIIRVPVVQVVWRTQTIFVPRDPLAQTFSFTQNQVISSIGLQFTARDPSIPVTVQIRGVTTGLPNGVVFAEKVLAPNEISLSGETRIRFDDPFYAEANTSYSVVLLTNSTNYKVRTATLGKMGRWGIITRQTYMEGVLLESSNAETWTPLNGSDLAMKIYGYNFQSEGMIRFQPITGVQFSDINLDEYSAIPQGTGLDWEYSTDGGVTWDAMVPAEEERLPNLATRVQIRVRLSSSLSNDTPAINFRDVNLVGYLNKTTGAYLTRENELTQGVESTKAYVQMQIPSGTTLQWFASNDGGLTWEAMTIQDTRPIDENWTEYTLVRTFTDNTGNKVRYKAEMTGTPLIYPRIHSLGATLS; encoded by the coding sequence ATGAGCATCTCACGCGAGACATTCGACCCGACCAAGAACTACAAGCGCATCCGCTACCATCAGGATCGCGACCTGCTGGATTCCGAACTCAACGAGCAGCAGGACATCATCAACCTGGAGCGGCGCAAGATCGCCGACATCCTGTTCAAGGAAGGCTCCATCATCATGGGCCTCGAGGTCAGCGCGGCCGCCAACGTCCTGACCCTGGCCCCGGGCGTGGTCTACATCGACGGCCATCTGGAACAGGTGAGCGGCGCGACCCTGACCTATGATCCGGCCACCACCAGCGGAGCCGATTACGTTTATGTGGAGCTGCTGAAATACAACTACGGCTACACCCAGGACCCGGCCCTGATCAATCCGGCCACCGGCGAGCCTACCGCCGAGCGGGAAAAATGGGTTCTCTCTCTCAAGGCGACGGATACCAGCGGCCAGACGCTGCCCAACAACGTGGCCGAGCGCCGGGTGATCCCGATCTACAAGTTCGACCGCGAGAGCGGAGACGTCACGCCCACGGTGCAGGAGAAGTCCAACCTCTACCTGCGGGATCTGCTGGGCACGCTGCCGGGCAGCCGGATCACCGTCTCCTCGATCACCGAGGACCAGCTCTCATTCGCCGCCGCCGAGGGGCTCAATTCCCTGATTCAGAATCTCGCCGAGCGCACCTTCGACCAGGCCGGAAGCTATCTGGTGCGGGGCTTCGACACCTTCATCGGCGGCGTCGACGACGACAGCGTGGAGGCGATCACCAACGCCGGACGCGCCTACATCCAGGGCTTCCGGCATCAGCGCGATCTGCCCACCTCGACCCTGGTGCCCAAATCCATCGCCACCAAGTCGGTGCGCGGCGAGCAGAAGACCTTCGACATCAACAAGCGCCGCTATCCGGTCAACTCCACGCCGCTCAAGGAGACGACCCAGGTGGAGGCCATCGTCGAGATCACCCGCAACGTCACTCGCGGCTCGGTGGGCGGCGGCGAAGACCTGCTCGACCCCAATCCCGTCGTGGACATCCTCGAGGTCAGCCAGGGGGCGACCATCTTCCAGGAGGGCGTGGACTGGCAGCAGTCGGGCAACCATGTCGACTGGCTCGGCTCCGGCAACGAACCGGCCATCGGCACCACCTACACGGTGCGCTGGACCTACACCAAGCAGATGGTCAAGGGCACCGACTACGTGGACAGCGGCTGGTTCGGACAGGCCAACCATCCGGCGGCCGGAAACTATTTCTATCTGGTGACCGCCTACAACGCCACCGGCGAGACGGCCTTCAACGCCGCTGCGGTCGTTGCCCGGGCCACCGCCGCCGGGGAGATGAACAAGCTCTCCTGGCTGCCGGTCAGCGGCGCGACCGGCTATCGCGTCTACCGGGCCGCCACCAACGGCGCACGCACCGACTACAAGCGCCTGATGGAACTGGGCAGCGAGGCGCTCTCCTACGTCGACGACGGCGTCGAGGAGATCGGCACCGCTTCGCCTCCGGCCACCAACACGGCCGGACTCACCATGTCGCCGGTGCAGCTCGAGCTGGGCAACCTCAACGTGATCAACTTCGGGCGCGGCAGCCTCGGCGACCAGCCGGTGAACGGCTCCAACTGCAGCCTGGACTACGACTATTACCTCGGCCGCCGCGACATCGTTTACGCCACCACCACCGAGATCAAGCGGCTGGAAGGGGCTCCGGCGGATTTCCCGAAGCTGCCCATCGTGCCGGAAAACGCCCTGGGGCTGTGCAGCATCGACTGCCCGCCCAACTCCACCGACATGGAGATCCGCAACTTCGGCCTGACCCGCATCACCATGGACCAGATCCACGACATCATTCAGGACGTCGAGGACCTGAAGTACAACGACGCCCAGTACCAGATGAACAACGAGCTGCAGAACCGGGACGCCCAGACCAAGAAAGGCATCTACTCGGACGACTTCTCGAACACCGCCCAGTCGGACATCTACCACGCCGAATGGGACGCCCGGGTCAACGAGATCGCCCGTTTCGTCGCGCCGGACCGCATTCCGCACTCCACGGTGCTCTCGGTCGATCAGGCGGGCAGCAACGCCAGCTTCTTCGGCAGCCTGGCGCTGCTGCCGGGCAACGAGACCGTGCTGGTGGAACAGAACGACTGGTCCGAGGAGCGCAACATCAACCCCTATGCCGTGTTCGACAAGCCCCCGGCCATGCTGCAGATCACGCCCAACCTCGGGCGGCGCGGCCAGACCGGCATCGCCGTCACCGGCATCAACTTCACCCCGAGCAAATCCGGCATCGTGCTGCGCTGCGACGGCCAGGTGATGGCCAGCAACCTGATCAGCGACGAGGCCGGTCGGGTCAGCGCCTCCTTCACCATTCCGACCAACGCCCGCAACGGCAACCGCATCGTGGAGATGGCCGACGGCGTCTACTCGGCCCGGGCCAGCCTGCAGATCAACGATCCGCTGGTCATCACCCGCATCGAGCGCATCATCGAGAACCGCATCATCCGCGTGCCCGTGGTGCAGGTGGTCTGGCGCACCCAGACCATCTTCGTGCCCCGCGACCCGCTGGCCCAGACCTTCAGCTTCACCCAAAACCAGGTGATCTCCAGCATCGGACTGCAGTTCACCGCCAGGGACCCGAGCATCCCGGTCACGGTGCAGATTCGCGGCGTCACCACCGGTCTGCCCAACGGCGTGGTGTTCGCCGAGAAGGTGCTGGCCCCGAACGAGATCAGCCTGAGCGGCGAGACCCGCATTCGCTTCGACGACCCGTTCTACGCCGAGGCCAACACCAGCTATTCCGTGGTGCTGCTGACCAACAGCACCAATTACAAGGTGCGCACCGCCACCCTCGGCAAGATGGGCCGCTGGGGCATCATCACCCGGCAGACCTACATGGAGGGCGTGCTGCTGGAGAGCTCCAACGCCGAGACCTGGACGCCGCTCAACGGCTCCGACCTGGCGATGAAGATCTACGGCTACAACTTTCAGTCCGAGGGCATGATCCGCTTCCAGCCGATCACCGGCGTGCAGTTCTCCGACATCAACCTCGACGAATACTCGGCCATCCCCCAGGGCACCGGCCTCGACTGGGAATACTCCACCGACGGCGGCGTGACCTGGGACGCCATGGTTCCCGCCGAGGAGGAACGGCTGCCCAACCTCGCCACCCGGGTCCAGATCCGCGTGCGCCTGAGCAGCTCGCTTTCCAACGACACCCCGGCCATCAACTTCCGCGACGTCAACCTGGTGGGCTACCTCAACAAGACCACCGGGGCCTACCTGACCCGCGAGAACGAGCTGACCCAGGGGGTGGAATCGACCAAGGCCTATGTGCAGATGCAAATCCCCAGCGGCACCACCCTGCAATGGTTCGCCAGCAACGACGGCGGCCTGACCTGGGAGGCGATGACCATCCAGGACACCCGGCCCATCGACGAGAACTGGACCGAGTACACCCTGGTGCGCACCTTCACCGACAACACCGGCAACAAGGTCCGCTACAAGGCCGAGATGACCGGCACGCCGCTGATCTACCCGCGCATCCATTCGCTGGGCGCGACCCTGAGCTAA
- a CDS encoding phage tail protein, whose amino-acid sequence MSDWFKDNLLGLLPPLYEHNDEAGDLRTFLSLPAGTLDELKQAIDDFPTIFDVDHCDERFLPLLARLVGLEVDGTCSPDCQRRRVREAVEIYRRKGTIPAIERDFDALGWQGELQETFRSALRLNARSRLSKAKLPGLVFSLGVFRVLCLNQTEGLRDALVFHHPAGTRCFWLQFLLEWIEGGAMLDFGHANAVRRIVLAFLDETFVLGRSSLGSCRHLTNKQRVWELLQLTSTTEMLPEIDRAAVKVSRFHGRQNRMRLNHKALNDWRLPYTRVGEDRVSFCTPIYTGRDFEGDVLESGFGLGESHLNRKPLTHGETALRYCFRQKDFFFDTQAEPVERAEAKYDLRLPLESRHRLCFQLGRARLNEGLDLTANQGGISNLLLASTAGCDADVTLAVDRIDRWRRRGPVFRLNANTLNTRYLSNANLTGERASLEVYVDTGSLQRHRVETMKLGASPLNTTGLRLSVDRTRPLRVSRMRLNQAGFRWSRPSYRWLFRQQDLHAPTQAGFEAATNNYRATQWPT is encoded by the coding sequence ATGTCGGATTGGTTCAAGGACAATCTGCTCGGCCTGCTGCCGCCGCTTTACGAGCACAACGACGAGGCCGGTGACCTGCGCACCTTTCTGAGCCTTCCCGCCGGAACGCTCGACGAGCTCAAGCAGGCCATCGACGACTTCCCGACCATCTTCGACGTCGATCATTGCGACGAACGCTTCTTGCCGCTGCTGGCGAGACTGGTCGGCCTCGAAGTGGACGGCACCTGTTCGCCGGACTGCCAGCGCCGCCGCGTGCGGGAGGCGGTCGAAATCTATCGCCGCAAGGGCACTATCCCGGCCATCGAACGCGACTTTGACGCGCTCGGTTGGCAGGGGGAACTGCAGGAGACCTTCCGCTCGGCTCTGCGTCTCAATGCCCGCTCCAGACTCAGCAAAGCCAAGCTGCCCGGGCTGGTGTTCAGCCTCGGCGTGTTTCGCGTGCTGTGCCTCAACCAGACCGAAGGGCTGCGCGACGCCCTGGTGTTTCACCACCCGGCGGGCACCCGCTGTTTCTGGCTCCAGTTTCTCCTCGAATGGATCGAAGGCGGCGCGATGCTCGACTTCGGGCATGCCAACGCCGTGCGCCGGATCGTGCTGGCGTTTCTCGACGAGACCTTCGTCCTTGGCCGCTCCTCGCTCGGTTCCTGCCGTCACCTGACCAACAAGCAGAGGGTCTGGGAGCTGCTGCAGCTCACCAGCACCACGGAGATGCTCCCGGAAATCGACCGGGCCGCCGTGAAGGTCTCCCGTTTTCACGGCCGCCAGAACCGGATGCGCCTGAACCACAAGGCCCTCAACGACTGGCGGCTGCCGTACACCCGCGTCGGCGAGGACCGGGTTTCCTTCTGCACGCCCATCTACACCGGCCGCGATTTCGAAGGGGATGTGCTGGAAAGCGGCTTCGGGCTGGGCGAGAGCCATCTCAACCGCAAGCCGCTGACCCATGGCGAGACCGCGCTGCGCTACTGCTTCCGGCAGAAGGATTTCTTCTTCGACACGCAGGCGGAACCGGTCGAACGGGCGGAAGCCAAGTACGACCTGCGCCTGCCCCTGGAATCCCGGCACCGCCTCTGCTTCCAGCTTGGCCGCGCCAGGCTCAACGAAGGTCTCGATCTCACCGCCAACCAGGGCGGCATCAGCAATCTGCTGCTCGCCTCCACCGCTGGCTGCGACGCGGACGTCACCCTGGCCGTCGACCGGATCGACCGATGGCGGCGGAGAGGGCCTGTGTTCCGGCTCAACGCGAACACCCTGAACACCCGGTATCTGAGCAATGCGAATCTGACCGGCGAACGGGCTTCGCTTGAAGTCTACGTGGACACGGGCTCTCTCCAGCGCCATCGGGTCGAGACCATGAAGCTGGGCGCGAGCCCGCTCAACACCACCGGCCTGCGCCTCTCCGTGGATCGGACCCGCCCCCTGCGCGTCAGCCGCATGCGCCTCAACCAGGCCGGATTCCGCTGGTCGCGGCCGTCCTACCGTTGGCTGTTCCGTCAGCAGGATCTGCACGCGCCGACGCAGGCCGGGTTCGAGGCCGCCACCAACAACTATCGCGCCACCCAGTGGCCCACCTGA